The proteins below come from a single Salvelinus alpinus chromosome 18, SLU_Salpinus.1, whole genome shotgun sequence genomic window:
- the LOC139543675 gene encoding E3 ubiquitin-protein ligase KCMF1, producing the protein MSRHEGVSCDACLKGNFRGRRYKCLICYDYDLCASCYESGATTTRHTTEHAMQCILTRVDFDLYYGGEAFSVEQPQSFSCPYCGKMGYTETSLQEHVASEHTETSTEVICPICAALPGGDPNHVTDDFAAHLTLEHRAPRDLDESSGVRHVRRMFHPGRGLGGPRARRTNMHFTSSSTGGLSSSQSSSYSPSNREAMDPIAELLSQLSGVRRSAGGQLNSSGPSASQLQQLQMQLQLERQQAQAARQQLETARNTTRRSNPGGNISATIPPPSAVANSAGVAESNPMASHSSQFLLTRLNEPKMSEAERQALEGERADRSLFVQELLLSTLMREESSSSDEDERRDFASFGAMGCVDIMPLDVALENLNLKESGTGSYGSSSRSSKEPPPPPL; encoded by the exons GTGTGAGCTGTGACGCGTGTTTAAAAGGGAACTTCAGAGGGCGCCGGTACAAGTGTTTAATTTGCTACGACTACGACCTGTGCGCGTCGTGCTACGAGAGCGGCGCCACCACAACGAGACACACGACAGAACACGCCATGCAGTGTATATTAACCAGGGTAGATTTTG ACCTGTATTACGGCGGTGAGGCGTTCTCAGTAGAGCAGCCCCAGAGCTTTTCTTGTCCTTACTGTGGTAAAATGGGATACACAGAGACATCCCTACAGGAGCATGTCGCCTCAGAGCATACAGAGACCTCCACAGAGGTG ATCTGTCCAATATGTGCCGCGTTGCCGGGCGGGGACCCCAATCATGTGACCGACGACTTTGCTGCTCATCTCACACTTGAACACAGAGCACCGAGAGATTTA GATGAGTCCAGCGGCGTCCGGCACGTGCGTCGGATGTTCCACCCCGGTCGCGGGCTGGGCGGTCCAAGGGCACGCAGGACCAACATGCACTTTACTAGCAGCTCCACCGGGGGGCTCTCCTCCTCACAGAGCTCCTCGTACTCACCCAGTAACAGGGAAGCCATGGACCCCATAGCAG AGCTGTTGTCTCAGCTGTCGGGCGTGCGGCGCTCGGCGGGCGGCCAGCTCAACTCGTCGGGCCCGTCCGCATCTCAGCTGCAGCAGTTACAGATGCAGTTGCAGCTGGAGCGCCAGCAGGCCCAGGCGGCCCGGCAACAGCTGGAGACGGCCAGGAACACCACGCGACGCTCCAACCCCGGCGGCAACATCAGCGCCACCATCCCCCCGCCCAGTGCCGTCGCCAACTCGGCCGGCGTGGCCGAGAGCAACCCCATGGCCTCCCACAGCTCCCAGTTCCTGCTCACACG GTTAAACGAGCCCAAGATGTCGGAGGCGGAGCGGCAGGCGCTGGAGGGCGAGCGCGCCGACCGCAGCCTGTTTGTTCAGGAGCTGCTGCTGAGCACGCTGATGCGCGAGGAGagctcttcctcggacgaggacgAGCGGCGAGATTTCGCCAGCTTTGGGGCAATGGGCTGCGTGGATATCATGCCTTTAGACGTGGCCCTGGAGAATCTCAACCTCAAGGAGAGCGGTACAGGCAGTTACGGCAGCAGCTCGAGGAGCTCTAAGGAGCCTCCACCGCCTCCTCTTTGA